The following coding sequences lie in one Halorarum halophilum genomic window:
- a CDS encoding electron transfer flavoprotein subunit beta/FixA family protein, translated as MHTVVLTKGVPDFREGMVSFDEDGHLERGNTPTTMNPNDEHALRAALQTRVRHGGQVDVMSMGPPGYKDVLREAMESVYADDLYLISDKQFAAADTWATAITLATAIQHLGEPSLVFAGFKTADGETGHTGPQTCWGLDMPIITHVIALDVDPEAKRVRAKRLVEGDVSEIETVEAPLPAFIVADPEFEPSYRTARHRLERKRLRAEARERAGSFEDQLTMWDHEELNLDPDYVGLDGSPTIVSSVDPIPKAPSEREATVVDPEDADAMAGLVDELAPYAGGD; from the coding sequence ATGCACACGGTAGTTCTGACGAAGGGCGTTCCCGACTTCCGCGAGGGGATGGTGTCGTTCGACGAGGACGGCCACCTCGAGCGCGGGAACACCCCGACGACGATGAATCCGAACGACGAGCACGCCCTTCGCGCGGCGTTGCAGACGCGCGTTCGGCACGGGGGACAGGTGGACGTGATGAGCATGGGCCCGCCGGGCTACAAGGACGTGCTGCGGGAGGCGATGGAGTCCGTGTACGCGGACGACCTCTACCTCATCTCGGACAAGCAGTTTGCCGCGGCCGACACCTGGGCGACGGCAATCACGCTCGCCACGGCGATCCAGCACCTCGGCGAGCCGAGCCTCGTCTTCGCGGGGTTCAAGACCGCCGACGGGGAGACGGGCCACACCGGGCCGCAGACGTGCTGGGGGCTCGACATGCCGATCATCACCCACGTCATCGCGCTCGACGTCGACCCCGAGGCCAAGCGGGTCCGCGCGAAGCGGCTCGTCGAGGGCGACGTCTCCGAGATCGAGACCGTCGAGGCGCCGCTACCGGCGTTCATCGTCGCCGACCCGGAGTTCGAGCCGTCCTACCGCACGGCCCGACACCGGCTCGAGCGAAAGCGCCTGCGGGCGGAGGCGCGCGAGCGGGCGGGGTCGTTCGAGGACCAGTTGACGATGTGGGACCACGAGGAACTGAACCTCGACCCGGACTACGTCGGACTGGACGGCTCGCCGACCATCGTGAGCTCCGTCGACCCCATCCCGAAGGCGCCCTCCGAGCGCGAGGCGACCGTCGTCGACCCCGAGGACGCCGACGCGATGGCCGGGCTCGTGGACGAACTCGCGCCGTACGCGGGGGGTGACTGA
- a CDS encoding 4Fe-4S dicluster domain-containing protein, whose amino-acid sequence MAIDPNFEDNREVAEEHEGHQVWGPVEEPETLGIHGTHVAVDFDICLGDGACIDDCPVDVFEWVDTPGHPESELKADPANEDQCIDCMICVDVCPVDAIDVDAGRAGRL is encoded by the coding sequence ATGGCCATCGACCCGAACTTCGAGGACAACCGTGAGGTAGCCGAGGAACACGAGGGCCACCAGGTGTGGGGACCGGTGGAGGAGCCGGAGACCCTCGGCATCCACGGTACGCACGTCGCGGTGGACTTCGACATCTGCCTCGGGGACGGCGCCTGTATCGACGACTGCCCGGTCGACGTGTTCGAGTGGGTCGACACGCCGGGCCACCCGGAGAGCGAACTGAAGGCGGACCCCGCGAACGAGGACCAGTGCATCGACTGCATGATCTGCGTCGACGTCTGCCCGGTGGACGCCATCGACGTCGACGCCGGCCGGGCCGGGCGGCTCTGA
- the tmcA gene encoding tRNA(Met) cytidine acetyltransferase TmcA, with amino-acid sequence MSLSAAVEALRTEARATDQRRLLVVHGGRDACIDAAYTALDAADVDADDATLLTTREGFAYDRLRPKHARRLLGTTRDAVVLDAFEEFSANALGQTIGAVDGGGLYLLLAPPLDDWPDRRDDFDESLAVPPYTVDDVTSRFRRRLVTTLRQHPGVAIYDTDDDRLERDGLMGEGAPPVSPEPTTPADHAFPEAAYASCLTRDQSRAVQSLERLRENGSAVVLEADRGRGKSSAAGLAAGSLAAEGRDVLVSAPGFRGAEALFDRARELLDAEGVLADDEERRLRATTGGTVRFLAPADAVEEATEADVVMVDEAAALPVRLLERFLDAPSVAFVTTVHGYEGAGRGFSVRFRDRLRRSRHDVTELRLEDPIRYARGDPVESWAFRALLLDARPAVDEAVEGADPESARFRAVSAEELASDEHLLGEAFGLLVLAHYRTEPDDLVRLLDAPNLSLRALTHDGHVVSVALLAREGGLDESTRESMYDGARVRGNMIPDVLTSQLRDREAAAPVGYRVMRIATHHAVRSEGLGSRLLSGIHDEIGAEVDYLGTGFGATPELLRFWRRNGYRTVHLATTRNEASGEHSAVMLRPVTDAGVALHDRNAGRFRGRVEAALSDALRDVDADVVRGALRACDADAAPLLDLSEYEWRVVVGASYGPGLYDAAPRPFRRLAMAHLLDDRAPLDPRAERLLVRKVLQARPWQQVADELEFVSTGQCMRSLGAAYRHLVDEYGGEVALEERERYE; translated from the coding sequence ATGTCGCTGTCAGCGGCGGTCGAGGCCCTCCGCACGGAGGCACGCGCGACGGACCAGCGACGGCTCCTCGTCGTCCACGGCGGCCGCGACGCCTGCATCGACGCCGCCTACACCGCCCTCGACGCCGCCGACGTGGACGCGGACGACGCCACCCTCCTGACGACCCGGGAGGGGTTCGCGTACGACCGCCTGCGGCCGAAACACGCCCGCCGGTTGCTCGGCACGACGCGGGACGCCGTCGTCCTGGACGCCTTCGAGGAGTTCTCGGCGAACGCGCTCGGCCAGACGATCGGCGCGGTCGACGGCGGCGGCCTCTACCTGCTCCTCGCGCCGCCGCTCGACGACTGGCCGGACCGCCGGGACGACTTCGACGAGTCGCTCGCCGTCCCGCCGTACACCGTCGACGACGTGACGAGCCGGTTCCGGCGGCGCCTCGTTACGACGCTCCGTCAACACCCTGGAGTCGCGATCTACGACACGGACGACGACCGGCTGGAACGGGACGGCCTCATGGGCGAGGGCGCTCCGCCGGTATCGCCCGAACCGACGACGCCGGCGGATCACGCGTTCCCCGAAGCCGCCTACGCGTCGTGTCTCACGAGGGACCAGTCGCGGGCGGTCCAGTCGCTCGAACGTCTCCGCGAGAACGGAAGCGCGGTCGTGCTCGAAGCCGACCGAGGACGAGGCAAGTCGAGCGCCGCCGGGCTCGCTGCCGGGAGCCTCGCGGCCGAAGGCCGTGACGTCCTGGTCTCGGCACCGGGATTCCGCGGCGCCGAGGCGCTGTTCGACCGCGCCCGCGAACTCCTCGACGCCGAGGGCGTTCTGGCGGACGACGAGGAGCGGCGACTGCGTGCGACAACCGGAGGGACAGTCCGATTCCTCGCTCCCGCCGACGCGGTCGAGGAAGCGACCGAGGCGGACGTCGTGATGGTCGACGAGGCGGCCGCGCTCCCGGTCCGGCTCCTCGAACGCTTCCTCGACGCCCCGTCCGTCGCTTTCGTGACGACGGTCCACGGCTACGAGGGCGCCGGCCGGGGGTTCTCGGTCCGCTTCCGCGACCGGCTCCGGCGGTCGCGCCACGACGTGACCGAACTCCGCCTGGAGGACCCGATCCGGTACGCCCGGGGCGACCCGGTGGAGTCCTGGGCGTTCAGGGCGCTGCTCCTCGACGCGCGGCCCGCGGTCGACGAGGCGGTCGAGGGCGCCGACCCGGAGTCGGCCCGTTTCCGGGCCGTCTCGGCGGAGGAACTCGCGTCGGACGAGCACCTCCTCGGGGAGGCGTTCGGCCTGCTCGTGCTCGCCCACTACCGGACGGAACCGGACGACCTCGTCCGCCTGCTCGACGCGCCGAACCTCTCCCTCCGGGCGCTCACCCACGACGGCCACGTAGTCTCCGTCGCGCTGCTCGCGCGGGAGGGCGGCCTCGACGAATCGACGCGGGAGTCGATGTACGACGGCGCCCGCGTCAGGGGGAACATGATCCCAGACGTGCTGACGAGCCAGCTCCGGGACCGCGAGGCGGCCGCGCCCGTCGGCTACCGCGTGATGCGCATCGCGACCCACCACGCGGTCCGATCGGAGGGGCTCGGCTCGCGGCTCCTCTCCGGGATCCACGACGAGATCGGGGCCGAAGTCGACTACCTCGGGACCGGCTTCGGCGCGACGCCCGAACTGCTCCGCTTCTGGCGCCGGAACGGCTACCGGACGGTCCACCTCGCGACCACCAGGAACGAGGCCAGCGGCGAGCACTCGGCCGTGATGCTCAGGCCCGTGACCGACGCCGGGGTCGCCCTCCACGACCGCAACGCGGGCCGGTTCCGGGGCCGGGTCGAGGCGGCGCTCTCGGACGCGCTCCGGGACGTCGACGCCGACGTCGTTCGGGGGGCCCTCCGCGCCTGCGACGCCGACGCCGCGCCGCTGCTCGACCTCTCCGAGTACGAGTGGCGCGTCGTCGTCGGTGCCTCCTACGGCCCGGGGCTGTACGACGCCGCGCCGCGACCCTTCCGCCGCCTCGCGATGGCACACCTGCTCGACGACCGCGCGCCGCTCGACCCCCGCGCCGAGCGACTTCTGGTCCGGAAAGTGCTCCAGGCCCGTCCCTGGCAACAGGTCGCCGACGAACTGGAGTTCGTCTCGACCGGGCAGTGCATGCGATCGCTCGGGGCGGCGTACCGCCACCTCGTCGACGAGTACGGTGGCGAAGTCGCGCTCGAGGAACGGGAGCGGTACGAGTAG